Proteins encoded together in one Streptomyces sp. NA04227 window:
- a CDS encoding metal-dependent hydrolase — MSKTVATDEHEDLVLTPRDVRFDWSSVPVHWIPNEPTATHVINVLHMLLPEGERWFVRVFQQAVPLITDDELRERVLGFTGQEAMHASAHQEVLDDLFTAKGVDIGPYLTQIEYLFNHLLGDRPGLSPTREREFLIERVAIIAGIEHFTAFLGDWILNAKALDRRGADAMMLDLLRWHGAEEVEHRSVAYDLLRHLDPGYVRRARTMIISITALLQLWVRGTRHLLAVDPELGGSVEPSVKLALSAARRGLLPNPVKLGISALRYFSRGYHPSQEGSTRQAIAYLGASPAARAAAH; from the coding sequence GCGCTTCGACTGGAGCAGTGTCCCCGTGCACTGGATCCCGAACGAGCCCACGGCCACCCATGTGATCAATGTGCTGCACATGCTGCTGCCGGAGGGCGAGCGCTGGTTCGTGCGCGTCTTCCAGCAGGCCGTGCCGCTGATCACCGACGACGAGCTGCGCGAGCGGGTGCTCGGCTTCACCGGCCAGGAGGCCATGCACGCCAGCGCCCACCAGGAGGTGCTCGACGACCTGTTCACGGCCAAGGGCGTGGACATCGGCCCGTACCTCACGCAGATCGAGTACCTCTTCAACCACCTGCTCGGCGACCGGCCGGGGCTGAGCCCGACCCGCGAGCGCGAGTTCCTCATCGAGCGGGTCGCGATCATCGCGGGCATCGAGCACTTCACCGCCTTCCTCGGCGACTGGATCCTCAACGCCAAGGCCCTCGACCGGCGCGGCGCCGACGCGATGATGCTGGACCTGCTGCGCTGGCACGGCGCCGAGGAGGTCGAGCACCGCAGCGTCGCCTACGACCTGCTCAGGCACCTCGACCCGGGCTACGTCCGGCGCGCCCGCACCATGATCATCTCCATCACCGCGCTGCTCCAGCTCTGGGTGCGCGGCACCCGCCACCTGCTCGCCGTCGACCCCGAGCTCGGGGGTTCGGTGGAGCCCTCGGTCAAGCTCGCCCTGTCGGCCGCCCGGCGCGGTCTGCTGCCCAACCCGGTCAAGCTCGGCATCTCGGCGCTGCGCTACTTCAGCCGCGGCTACCACCCGAGCCAGGAGGGCTCGACCCGGCAGGCCATCGCCTACCTGGGTGCTTCCCCCGCGGCCCGCGCCGCCGCACACTGA
- a CDS encoding PDR/VanB family oxidoreductase → MSRQHESIAPLDRLTPPPDLYGRPRPDRYLAGLDWIASKYVPLVTRKDRYGSRPLEPGNPQELVVATREFVADDVVSLRLTAPGGGLLPRWQPGAHLDLHLASGLKRQYSLCGDPADRYAYRIAVRLLANGGGGSAEVHKELTVGARVEIRGPRNAFPFAADKKVLLIAGGIGLTPILPMAREAAWRGIDWQLIHTGRTRDSLPFAEEVARLGRRHPGKVTVLTDDEHGMPSAAELLARAPEGAAVYCCGPTPMLDALQAAFPASGGKALHFERFSAAPIVDGKPFTLKLRSGRELPVPADKSALEVLRDDNPGTPYSCQQGFCGVCKLRVLSGTVDHRDRKLTDRERANGEMLVCVSRADEGECLELDV, encoded by the coding sequence ATGAGCCGCCAGCACGAAAGCATCGCCCCGCTGGACAGACTGACTCCACCACCGGACCTGTACGGCCGCCCCCGTCCGGACCGCTACCTCGCGGGCCTGGACTGGATCGCGTCCAAGTACGTGCCGCTGGTCACCAGGAAGGACCGGTACGGCTCGCGGCCCCTCGAGCCCGGCAATCCGCAGGAACTCGTCGTCGCCACACGGGAGTTCGTCGCCGACGACGTGGTCTCGCTGCGGCTGACGGCGCCGGGCGGCGGGCTGCTGCCGCGCTGGCAGCCCGGTGCGCACCTGGACCTGCACCTGGCCTCGGGACTCAAGCGCCAGTACTCGCTGTGCGGTGACCCGGCCGACCGGTACGCGTACCGGATCGCGGTACGGCTCCTCGCGAACGGCGGGGGCGGCTCGGCGGAGGTGCACAAGGAGCTGACCGTGGGCGCCCGGGTGGAGATCCGCGGGCCGCGCAACGCCTTCCCGTTCGCGGCCGACAAGAAGGTCCTGCTGATCGCGGGCGGCATCGGGCTCACCCCGATCCTGCCGATGGCGCGGGAGGCGGCCTGGCGGGGCATCGACTGGCAGCTGATCCACACCGGCCGTACCCGGGACTCGCTGCCCTTCGCCGAGGAAGTGGCCCGGCTCGGGCGGCGTCACCCCGGCAAGGTGACCGTACTCACCGACGACGAGCACGGCATGCCCAGCGCCGCCGAACTGCTCGCCCGCGCGCCCGAGGGCGCGGCCGTGTACTGCTGCGGCCCCACCCCGATGCTCGACGCGCTCCAGGCCGCCTTCCCGGCGAGCGGCGGCAAGGCGCTGCACTTCGAGCGCTTCAGCGCCGCGCCGATCGTCGACGGCAAGCCCTTCACACTGAAGCTGCGCAGCGGACGCGAACTGCCGGTGCCCGCCGACAAGAGCGCCCTCGAAGTGCTGCGCGACGACAACCCCGGCACCCCCTACTCCTGCCAGCAGGGCTTCTGCGGCGTGTGCAAGCTGCGGGTGCTCTCCGGCACCGTGGACCACCGCGACCGCAAACTCACCGATCGAGAGCGCGCGAACGGTGAGATGCTCGTCTGCGTCTCCCGCGCCGACGAGGGCGAATGCCTCGAACTGGACGTCTGA
- a CDS encoding M24 family metallopeptidase, translated as MSTATPVKPTAPLPAFPFDEADLDRFRELQQLSYRCAEKVAAWLEPGVTERQAAARLRKELVAEGVQDFFHVPFAWFGDRTAFRHFRTPLQFFATGRRLEEGMSYVLDCAPVVDGYTADIGYAGVIGENPLWERIAQDLLVYRELIVELVRQRKTLDEVYAAVDAQIAKHGYDNRHKVYPGRVIGHQVTRMQNVRGREGLTLFGFGVRTLQTLGRELISERVQGRSPLWADGRASRHAPTPGLWAVEPHVGFRDVGLKFEELLVVTEDDAYWLDDDLPHVHRGRALAAK; from the coding sequence ATGAGCACCGCAACCCCCGTGAAGCCGACCGCCCCGCTGCCCGCGTTTCCCTTCGACGAGGCCGACCTGGACCGCTTCCGCGAGCTCCAGCAGCTCTCCTACCGCTGCGCCGAGAAGGTCGCGGCCTGGCTGGAGCCGGGCGTCACCGAGCGCCAGGCCGCGGCCCGGCTGCGCAAGGAACTCGTCGCCGAGGGCGTCCAGGACTTCTTCCACGTCCCCTTCGCCTGGTTCGGCGACCGCACCGCCTTCCGCCACTTCCGCACCCCGCTCCAGTTCTTCGCCACCGGGCGGCGCCTTGAAGAGGGCATGTCCTACGTGCTCGACTGCGCGCCCGTCGTCGACGGCTACACCGCCGACATCGGCTACGCGGGCGTGATCGGCGAGAACCCGCTGTGGGAGCGCATCGCCCAGGACCTGCTGGTCTACCGCGAGCTGATCGTGGAGCTGGTACGCCAGCGCAAGACCCTCGACGAGGTCTACGCCGCCGTCGACGCGCAGATCGCCAAGCACGGCTACGACAACCGGCACAAGGTCTACCCGGGCCGGGTCATCGGCCACCAGGTGACCCGGATGCAGAACGTCCGCGGCCGCGAGGGCCTGACCCTGTTCGGCTTCGGCGTACGCACCCTGCAGACCCTCGGCCGCGAGCTGATCAGCGAGCGCGTCCAGGGCCGTTCCCCGCTGTGGGCCGACGGCCGCGCCTCCCGGCACGCGCCGACCCCCGGCCTGTGGGCGGTCGAGCCGCACGTCGGATTCCGCGACGTGGGCCTGAAGTTCGAGGAACTGCTCGTGGTCACCGAGGACGATGCGTACTGGCTCGACGACGACCTGCCGCACGTGCACCGGGGCCGCGCCCTGGCCGCCAAGTAG
- a CDS encoding SDR family oxidoreductase — MVRSSRVQSGALSLAVYEQGDPERPTVLLVHGYPDTHRVWDDVAAELAVDHHVVRYDVRGAGDSDKPRHKSDYRLELLAQDLFAVADATSPNRPVHVVAHDWGSIQSWEAVTEPEAAVRIASYTTMSGPSLDHMGHWLRRRMRKPSPRNLGQLLNQSLHSWYIYLFHLPVLAPAAWRLGLARNWGTVLRTLEDVTPREGHPHDTLAGDAARGVMLYRANMLPRLLNPGERPTSVPVQIITLTEDNYVSPTLSEGLEEWAPHLWRRELKATHWSALLEKGPTVARMIREFTEHLEGAPAARALAAAQQGREGAREGDFAGKLVVVTGAGSGIGRATALAFAERGAELALCDLDMDGLERTAELAGYLGATSTLHRVDVSDGPTVDAFAATVAEQQGVPDIVVNNAGIGHSGTFLDTTEKEWERILDVNLWGVIHGCRAFGTLMKERGEGGHIVNVSSAAAYTPSKVLAAYATSKAAVYMLSDCLRAELAKDRIGVSTICPGIINTNITRTTTFSGIDDAEQAKKRAKFSGMYARRNFPPEKVANEIVEAVRTNRAIVPVTVESKASRLLSRVAPGAMRLAARLGVG, encoded by the coding sequence GTGGTGCGCTCCTCCCGCGTACAGTCCGGCGCGCTGTCGCTGGCCGTGTACGAGCAGGGCGACCCCGAGCGACCCACCGTGCTCCTGGTGCACGGCTACCCGGACACCCACCGCGTATGGGACGACGTCGCCGCCGAACTCGCCGTGGACCACCACGTGGTCCGCTACGACGTGCGCGGCGCCGGCGACTCCGACAAGCCCAGGCACAAGAGCGACTACCGTCTCGAACTCCTCGCCCAGGACCTGTTCGCGGTGGCCGACGCCACCAGCCCGAACCGTCCGGTGCACGTCGTCGCGCACGACTGGGGCTCCATCCAGTCCTGGGAGGCGGTGACCGAGCCGGAGGCGGCGGTACGGATCGCCTCGTACACCACGATGTCGGGGCCGAGCCTGGACCACATGGGCCACTGGCTGCGCCGCCGGATGCGCAAGCCCAGCCCGCGCAACCTGGGCCAGCTCCTCAACCAGAGCCTGCACTCCTGGTACATCTACCTGTTCCACCTGCCGGTCCTCGCCCCCGCCGCCTGGCGTCTGGGCCTGGCCCGCAACTGGGGCACCGTGCTGCGCACCCTGGAGGACGTCACCCCGCGCGAGGGCCACCCGCACGACACCCTCGCCGGGGACGCCGCCCGGGGCGTCATGCTCTACCGCGCCAACATGCTGCCCCGGCTGCTCAATCCGGGCGAGCGTCCGACCTCGGTGCCGGTGCAGATCATCACGCTCACCGAGGACAACTACGTCAGCCCGACGCTGTCCGAGGGGCTCGAGGAGTGGGCACCGCACCTGTGGCGCCGCGAACTCAAGGCAACCCACTGGTCGGCGCTGCTGGAGAAGGGACCCACCGTGGCCCGCATGATCCGTGAGTTCACCGAGCACCTGGAGGGCGCACCGGCGGCCCGGGCGCTCGCCGCCGCCCAGCAGGGCCGCGAGGGCGCCCGCGAGGGCGACTTCGCGGGCAAGCTCGTCGTGGTCACCGGCGCGGGCAGCGGCATCGGCCGCGCCACCGCCCTGGCCTTCGCCGAGCGGGGCGCCGAACTCGCCCTGTGCGACCTGGACATGGACGGCCTGGAGCGCACCGCCGAACTCGCCGGGTACCTCGGCGCCACGTCCACGCTGCACCGCGTCGACGTCTCCGACGGCCCCACCGTGGATGCCTTCGCCGCCACCGTCGCCGAGCAGCAGGGCGTCCCCGACATCGTGGTGAACAACGCGGGCATCGGCCACTCCGGCACCTTCCTCGACACCACCGAGAAGGAGTGGGAGCGCATCCTGGACGTCAACCTGTGGGGCGTCATCCACGGCTGCCGCGCCTTCGGCACCCTGATGAAGGAGCGCGGCGAGGGCGGCCACATCGTCAACGTCTCCTCGGCGGCGGCGTACACCCCCTCGAAGGTCCTCGCGGCCTACGCCACCAGCAAGGCGGCGGTGTACATGCTCTCCGACTGCCTGCGCGCCGAACTCGCCAAGGACCGGATCGGCGTCAGCACGATCTGCCCCGGCATCATCAACACCAACATCACCCGCACCACCACCTTCTCCGGCATCGACGACGCCGAACAGGCCAAGAAGCGGGCCAAGTTCAGCGGCATGTACGCCCGTCGCAACTTCCCCCCGGAGAAGGTCGCCAACGAAATCGTCGAGGCGGTGCGCACCAACCGCGCCATCGTCCCGGTGACCGTCGAGTCCAAGGCGTCACGGCTGCTGAGCCGGGTGGCGCCGGGGGCGATGCGGCTGGCGGCGCGGCTCGGGGTGGGCTGA
- a CDS encoding histidine phosphatase family protein codes for MRTLYVVTHPEATHHVEGVVGGWHDSQLTPAGVRAAVSLARALRAQIPDGAEVELFSSDLRRTLRTADEVAELFGVKPVLDRRLREKSYGEAGGKPQEWLDRRFVPPPAVGERMDHDEGVAGSETKAAWARRVYAAMDEILRSTCEHQIVVTHGGSLTFVVASWIKMPIESAGYASFRAPSGSITTLREDDFFHNRQVVGLGCTLHLDSARDG; via the coding sequence ATGCGGACTCTTTACGTCGTCACCCATCCCGAGGCGACGCACCACGTCGAGGGAGTCGTCGGCGGATGGCACGACTCGCAGCTGACGCCCGCCGGAGTCCGTGCCGCGGTCTCCCTCGCCCGGGCGCTGCGGGCCCAGATCCCGGACGGCGCCGAGGTGGAGCTGTTCTCCTCGGATCTGCGGCGCACCCTGCGGACGGCCGACGAGGTGGCCGAACTGTTCGGCGTGAAGCCGGTCCTGGATCGCAGGCTGCGGGAGAAGTCCTACGGTGAGGCCGGGGGGAAGCCGCAGGAGTGGCTGGACCGGCGCTTCGTCCCACCGCCGGCTGTCGGGGAGCGAATGGACCACGACGAGGGCGTGGCGGGTTCCGAGACCAAGGCCGCGTGGGCGCGGCGCGTCTACGCGGCCATGGACGAGATTCTGCGGAGCACCTGCGAACACCAGATCGTCGTGACGCACGGCGGCTCCCTGACGTTCGTCGTGGCGTCCTGGATCAAGATGCCGATCGAGTCGGCCGGCTACGCCAGTTTTCGGGCCCCCTCCGGCAGCATCACCACGCTCCGCGAGGACGACTTCTTCCACAACCGTCAAGTCGTCGGCCTCGGTTGCACCCTTCATCTCGACTCCGCCCGAGACGGCTGA
- a CDS encoding MBL fold metallo-hydrolase, whose amino-acid sequence MTSAPHRHDLTGRLSRRRLARLAVLGLAAGTGSLGLASSATATGRHGLDSGGGKRPGEGQVHYDRARALAGDDPVLSTLAASLMPDFEFPRPPAPEPLKLFDNLAFLSTGWVSAMAVLTDDGIILIDALTSAAEAETVLVPGLRALGADPQAIKYVVATHGHHDHFGGAKYLSDHFGTRVLMTPTDWDLVERTGPADSPSRDLEIADGQRLTLGGTTIRLHRTPGHTSGTVSPIIPVRANGACHTAMLWGGTNPPETLPELHTYRRSVRSFRARMRQADVDVELSNHPNDYGLQRVEQLRERPEGPNPFVLGRARTQRYMQVLDLMLQGRIADAEAAGARGASSTRGSAASRGAAVHGCC is encoded by the coding sequence ATGACGTCCGCGCCGCACCGCCACGACTTAACCGGCCGGCTCTCCAGGAGGCGCCTCGCCCGCCTCGCCGTCCTCGGACTCGCCGCCGGCACGGGCTCACTCGGCCTCGCCTCGTCGGCCACCGCCACCGGGCGGCATGGACTGGACTCCGGGGGCGGGAAGCGCCCCGGGGAGGGGCAGGTCCACTACGACCGCGCCCGCGCGCTGGCGGGCGACGACCCGGTCCTGAGCACACTCGCGGCGTCACTGATGCCCGACTTCGAGTTCCCCCGCCCGCCCGCACCCGAGCCGCTGAAGCTCTTCGACAACCTCGCCTTCCTGAGCACGGGTTGGGTCTCCGCCATGGCGGTCCTGACCGACGACGGCATCATCCTGATCGACGCGCTCACCTCCGCCGCCGAGGCCGAGACCGTCCTCGTTCCCGGGCTGCGCGCACTGGGGGCCGACCCGCAGGCCATCAAGTACGTCGTCGCGACGCACGGCCACCACGACCACTTCGGCGGCGCGAAGTACCTGAGCGACCACTTCGGCACCCGCGTACTGATGACCCCGACCGACTGGGACCTCGTCGAGCGAACCGGTCCGGCGGACTCCCCCTCCCGGGACCTGGAGATCGCGGACGGGCAACGGCTCACGCTCGGCGGCACCACGATTCGGCTGCACCGCACCCCGGGCCACACCTCGGGCACCGTGTCACCGATCATCCCGGTCAGGGCGAACGGCGCATGCCACACCGCCATGCTGTGGGGCGGCACGAACCCCCCGGAGACGCTGCCCGAACTGCACACCTACCGCCGCTCCGTACGCTCCTTCCGCGCCCGGATGCGACAGGCCGACGTGGACGTGGAACTGTCCAACCACCCCAACGACTACGGCCTCCAGCGCGTCGAGCAGCTTCGAGAACGGCCCGAAGGACCCAACCCCTTCGTACTCGGCCGGGCGCGGACCCAGCGCTACATGCAGGTCCTGGACCTCATGCTGCAAGGGAGGATCGCCGACGCCGAAGCGGCCGGGGCCCGTGGTGCCTCAAGTACGCGCGGGTCGGCGGCCTCGCGCGGCGCGGCAGTGCACGGATGTTGCTGA
- a CDS encoding SMI1/KNR4 family protein has product MADDPIETQTPKRRITDPAEALAALERAVPGLADHRRSAPAVLDWALVEESLGTALPSDYKHLAEWYPTFAIGDYILVSLPEPGEEPLAHRGFQSALEVLVDASLEPDLGLLAYPAPGGLLPWSESDESDKFMWSTAGETPQEWFVTVAGRGGAWWHYEGGAVQFLAELCDSTLEPWGLRIFDPEVTPC; this is encoded by the coding sequence ATGGCGGATGACCCCATCGAGACACAGACACCGAAGCGCCGCATCACGGATCCGGCAGAGGCGCTTGCAGCGCTTGAGCGCGCTGTCCCAGGCTTGGCCGACCATCGCCGATCAGCGCCGGCTGTGCTCGACTGGGCCTTGGTCGAGGAGAGCTTGGGCACCGCACTGCCCTCCGACTACAAGCACCTCGCCGAGTGGTACCCCACGTTCGCCATCGGCGACTACATTCTCGTGAGCCTGCCCGAACCAGGCGAAGAGCCCCTCGCGCACCGTGGCTTTCAGAGCGCGCTGGAGGTACTCGTCGATGCCTCGCTGGAACCCGATCTCGGCCTGCTGGCCTATCCCGCACCGGGTGGCCTTCTGCCGTGGTCGGAGTCGGACGAGAGCGACAAGTTCATGTGGAGCACTGCCGGAGAGACCCCCCAGGAGTGGTTCGTTACCGTGGCGGGCCGCGGCGGAGCCTGGTGGCACTACGAGGGCGGGGCGGTGCAATTCCTGGCCGAACTCTGCGACAGCACACTGGAACCCTGGGGCCTGCGCATTTTCGACCCCGAGGTGACGCCCTGCTGA
- a CDS encoding UbiA family prenyltransferase, which translates to MARTEPRAEAPSTKDQLTKIFTDDGDTAGATGGTDGNGAASRPSLGTRLKYACVIRRVEFLPGHIPQVIGPAMLGAASWGEFASLNSVLAMLWMISGLQIGNMINALADREVDLQLKSRQSDAIYGIGVSRVITHIALSTALFVAVAAFLAVRTQHWDLLAYAAAFLVLAFSYSLPPLFLKSSGAPQLPTLQVTCCLIPGIAIVRSFDGATDWTLAFTIVGIAMLVTSLFVTSHAEDYVEDAKFGIRTYVHAFGLTGTMLVQSAMLFFGSIIVLGTVWAQSGLNWGFVPFIIAWAMSQRLMWAATSVARRAPLDEAMEYFHKKSLLGPYHSALMSWTLVILAAFTV; encoded by the coding sequence ATGGCTCGCACTGAACCACGCGCCGAAGCGCCATCCACCAAGGACCAGCTCACCAAGATATTCACGGACGACGGAGACACCGCGGGAGCCACCGGCGGCACGGACGGCAACGGAGCCGCCTCACGCCCGTCGCTCGGCACCCGCCTGAAGTACGCCTGCGTCATCCGCCGCGTCGAGTTCCTCCCGGGTCACATTCCGCAGGTCATCGGCCCGGCCATGCTCGGTGCCGCCTCCTGGGGCGAGTTCGCCTCACTGAACAGCGTGCTCGCCATGCTCTGGATGATCTCCGGCCTCCAGATCGGCAACATGATCAACGCGCTGGCCGACCGGGAAGTGGACCTTCAGCTCAAGTCCCGTCAGTCGGACGCCATTTACGGCATCGGGGTCTCCCGGGTCATCACCCATATCGCGCTCTCCACCGCGCTCTTCGTCGCGGTGGCGGCCTTCCTGGCCGTCCGCACCCAGCACTGGGACCTGCTCGCCTACGCCGCCGCGTTCCTGGTCCTCGCCTTCAGCTACTCCCTGCCGCCGCTCTTCCTGAAGAGTTCGGGCGCTCCCCAGCTCCCCACTCTCCAGGTCACCTGCTGCCTCATCCCCGGGATAGCGATCGTGCGCTCCTTCGACGGGGCCACCGACTGGACCCTCGCATTCACGATCGTCGGCATCGCCATGCTCGTCACCTCGCTCTTCGTCACGAGCCACGCCGAGGACTACGTGGAGGACGCCAAGTTCGGCATCCGTACCTACGTCCATGCCTTCGGCCTGACCGGAACCATGCTCGTCCAGTCCGCGATGCTCTTCTTCGGCTCGATCATCGTGCTGGGCACGGTCTGGGCACAGTCCGGCCTGAACTGGGGCTTCGTGCCGTTCATCATCGCCTGGGCCATGAGCCAGCGACTGATGTGGGCCGCGACGTCGGTGGCACGCCGCGCTCCGCTGGACGAAGCGATGGAGTACTTCCACAAGAAGTCGCTGCTGGGTCCCTACCACTCGGCGTTGATGAGCTGGACGCTCGTCATCCTGGCGGCGTTCACCGTGTAG
- a CDS encoding DUF6817 domain-containing protein, which produces MTAAALEKLRAAGAGEIEHPGGTLLAHLRRVSALLTSWGARPALASAGLCHAFYGTDGFPVALLDLGRRAELVEVVGVEAEALVYFYASCDRESSYRGLADERGMFVDRFTGTRSCPSLEARRDFAELTAANELDIAAISPEVHARFGADLLDLFTRWRPLLSEPAWAHCRSVLAPADR; this is translated from the coding sequence GTGACCGCAGCAGCGCTGGAGAAATTGCGGGCGGCCGGGGCCGGGGAGATCGAGCATCCCGGTGGAACACTGCTGGCGCATCTGCGGCGGGTCAGTGCGCTTCTCACCTCGTGGGGCGCTCGCCCGGCGCTGGCCTCGGCCGGGCTGTGTCACGCGTTCTACGGGACCGACGGATTCCCGGTCGCACTGCTTGACTTGGGGCGCCGGGCGGAGCTGGTCGAGGTGGTCGGTGTCGAGGCCGAAGCGCTCGTCTACTTCTACGCCTCCTGCGATCGCGAGTCCTCCTACCGGGGGCTGGCCGATGAACGGGGCATGTTCGTCGACCGGTTCACCGGCACACGGTCGTGTCCGAGCCTCGAAGCGCGTCGGGACTTCGCCGAACTCACCGCCGCCAATGAGTTGGACATCGCCGCGATCAGCCCAGAGGTCCATGCCCGCTTCGGGGCGGACCTGCTCGACCTTTTCACCCGATGGCGGCCGCTCCTGTCCGAGCCGGCCTGGGCGCACTGCCGCAGCGTGCTGGCACCGGCCGACCGCTGA
- a CDS encoding helix-turn-helix domain-containing protein, which produces MGAAQLTTESIGRALRALRAASGLTGETVARRASMSAGKLSKIENGRTLPTLQDVDLILFALGVSAQVKERLLATARAEVTEATAWRLLRRTGQWKHQNTIKAIEANTVVLRLFQGQLVPGLLQTPEYATAVFSLPPALPHESMARMVAARLERQATLYDGGRTFRFVICEHVLRWLICESAVMAVQLDRIVSLSRLPNVAIGVVPLTGRMPDFPMTCFSIHDDRLVIVETFHSEITTRDPRDIQTYVDTFERFAGVALHGDEMRALVEGIRDGFLPERERG; this is translated from the coding sequence CTGGGAGCGGCACAACTGACGACGGAGTCGATCGGGAGAGCCCTGCGGGCTCTGCGTGCTGCATCGGGACTGACCGGTGAAACCGTGGCCCGCAGGGCCTCCATGTCCGCAGGAAAGCTCTCGAAGATCGAGAACGGCCGGACACTGCCGACCTTGCAGGACGTCGACTTGATCCTTTTCGCACTGGGCGTCTCGGCGCAGGTGAAAGAGCGGCTTCTTGCCACTGCCCGAGCAGAGGTCACGGAGGCTACGGCCTGGCGCCTCTTGCGCCGTACAGGACAGTGGAAGCACCAGAACACCATCAAGGCCATTGAGGCCAACACTGTTGTTCTCAGGCTTTTCCAAGGCCAACTCGTCCCCGGACTCCTCCAGACCCCGGAATACGCGACGGCGGTGTTCTCGTTGCCTCCCGCGCTGCCACACGAGAGCATGGCCCGGATGGTAGCGGCGAGGCTTGAGCGTCAGGCCACGCTCTACGACGGAGGCCGGACGTTCCGCTTTGTGATCTGTGAGCACGTCCTGCGGTGGCTCATCTGCGAGTCGGCCGTCATGGCAGTCCAACTCGACCGGATCGTGTCCCTGTCCCGACTGCCCAATGTCGCCATCGGGGTTGTGCCCCTGACCGGCAGGATGCCGGACTTCCCCATGACGTGCTTCAGCATCCACGACGACAGGTTGGTCATCGTCGAGACGTTCCACTCGGAGATCACGACGCGGGACCCGAGGGACATACAGACCTACGTCGACACCTTTGAACGGTTCGCCGGAGTGGCACTCCACGGCGACGAGATGCGCGCTCTCGTCGAGGGCATCCGCGACGGGTTTTTGCCTGAACGGGAAAGAGGGTAG
- a CDS encoding DUF6879 family protein, which translates to MLAGEEFGRLFENFERTAFRLETLAEYDVAEEREEIARFFAGDDMGPEWDDNPWVRSMTDKGKTVSRVHVLRSPLTDYLRYELSAYPGNITAGESIGIIDLAEQEVTGLPDHDFWLFDERDAYRMHYTPEGKFVGGELLPPDRLRKYQGYRDVARAHAVPFADYWERHN; encoded by the coding sequence GTGCTCGCAGGTGAGGAGTTCGGCCGCCTCTTCGAGAACTTCGAGCGGACCGCGTTCCGGCTGGAGACACTCGCCGAGTACGACGTGGCGGAAGAGCGCGAGGAGATCGCGCGGTTCTTCGCGGGCGACGACATGGGGCCGGAGTGGGACGACAATCCGTGGGTGCGCTCGATGACGGACAAGGGCAAGACCGTGTCCCGCGTCCATGTCCTTCGCTCTCCCCTGACCGACTACTTGCGCTACGAGCTGTCGGCCTACCCGGGCAACATCACGGCCGGGGAGTCCATCGGGATCATCGATCTCGCCGAGCAGGAAGTGACCGGTCTGCCCGATCACGACTTCTGGCTCTTCGACGAGCGCGACGCGTACCGGATGCACTACACCCCTGAGGGCAAGTTCGTGGGCGGCGAGCTCCTGCCTCCCGACCGGCTGAGGAAGTATCAGGGCTACCGCGACGTTGCGCGCGCTCATGCCGTGCCGTTCGCGGACTACTGGGAGCGGCACAACTGA
- a CDS encoding DUF397 domain-containing protein — MDSKQASSPVMVFGAQGWMSFIDAVKTGEL, encoded by the coding sequence ATGGACAGCAAGCAAGCGAGCAGCCCGGTGATGGTCTTCGGGGCCCAGGGCTGGATGTCGTTCATCGACGCCGTCAAGACAGGCGAGCTCTGA